The following proteins come from a genomic window of Chloroflexota bacterium:
- the gyrB gene encoding DNA topoisomerase (ATP-hydrolyzing) subunit B, giving the protein MTNDVQRYDASSIQVLEGLEAVRKRPGMYIGSTDIRGLHHLVFEVVDNAIDEALAGVCDTITVTIHKDLSVSVQDNGRGIPVGPHPTQKDGQGKPMDTLDVVMTILHAGGKFGGGGYKVASGLHGVGVSAVNALSEWFVSEVRHDGHIYQQRYELGKPTGKVKEAGKIKKDDSYEHGTLQRFKPDRGIFKEAIDYKFDALAQRFREMAFLTRGITISLTDERDGREATWHFEGGVKSFVRFMNKNRNVLHDKPIYIEKQVEGTNVEVAIQYTDGFSESTFSFANNINTVDGGTHLTGFRSALSRTLNAFARKVSMLKENEENFSGDDVREGLTAIISVKLTDPQFESQTKSKLGNAEVKGHVESVTAEALQTFLEENPREAKSIVEKAALASRARNAARQARDLVIRKSALESMTLPGKLADCSERDAAKSELYIVEGDSAGGSAKQGRDRRFQAILPLRGKILNVEKSRLDKILGNNEVKALITALGCGVGETFDLKNLRYHRVFIMTDADVDGAHIRTLLLTFFFRYMESLIEHGHLYIAQPPLYRVQVAKDVRWVYSDEEKDQLVKKADGKNVSIQRYKGLGEMNPEQLWDTTLNPENRTILQVSIEDGVKADSTFDMLMGNEVPPRKRFIQTHARSVQNLDV; this is encoded by the coding sequence GTGACGAACGACGTACAACGATACGACGCTTCTAGTATCCAGGTGCTCGAGGGGCTTGAGGCTGTCCGCAAGCGCCCCGGCATGTATATTGGTTCGACGGACATCCGGGGCCTGCACCATTTGGTGTTCGAGGTCGTGGACAACGCAATCGACGAGGCGCTGGCCGGCGTCTGCGACACGATCACGGTCACGATTCACAAGGACCTGAGTGTGTCCGTGCAGGACAATGGCCGCGGCATCCCGGTCGGGCCGCACCCGACGCAGAAGGATGGGCAGGGCAAGCCGATGGACACGCTCGACGTGGTTATGACGATCCTGCACGCGGGCGGCAAGTTTGGCGGCGGCGGCTACAAGGTCGCCTCCGGCCTGCACGGCGTCGGCGTCAGCGCCGTCAACGCCCTCAGCGAATGGTTCGTCTCCGAAGTGCGCCACGATGGGCATATTTACCAGCAGCGCTATGAGCTTGGCAAGCCAACCGGTAAGGTTAAAGAGGCCGGCAAGATCAAGAAAGACGACAGCTACGAGCATGGCACGCTGCAGCGCTTCAAGCCCGACCGGGGCATCTTCAAAGAGGCAATCGACTACAAATTTGACGCTCTGGCGCAGCGCTTTCGCGAGATGGCGTTCCTGACGCGCGGTATCACGATCTCGCTGACCGACGAACGCGACGGGCGCGAGGCCACCTGGCACTTCGAGGGCGGCGTCAAGTCGTTCGTGCGCTTCATGAACAAGAACCGCAACGTCCTGCACGACAAGCCGATCTACATCGAGAAGCAGGTCGAGGGCACCAACGTCGAAGTCGCTATCCAATACACGGACGGCTTCAGCGAGTCGACCTTTTCGTTCGCCAACAACATCAACACCGTCGATGGCGGCACGCACCTGACCGGCTTCCGCTCGGCGCTCAGCCGCACGCTGAACGCCTTCGCGCGCAAGGTCAGCATGCTCAAGGAGAACGAGGAAAACTTCTCCGGCGACGACGTGCGCGAAGGGTTGACGGCGATCATCAGCGTCAAGCTGACCGATCCGCAGTTCGAGTCGCAAACCAAGTCGAAGCTCGGCAACGCCGAAGTGAAGGGGCACGTCGAGTCGGTGACGGCCGAGGCGCTGCAGACGTTCCTGGAAGAGAACCCGCGCGAGGCGAAGTCGATCGTCGAGAAGGCAGCGCTGGCGTCGCGCGCGCGCAACGCGGCGCGGCAGGCGCGCGACCTCGTCATCCGCAAGTCGGCGCTGGAAAGCATGACGCTGCCCGGCAAGCTGGCCGACTGTTCCGAGCGCGACGCGGCCAAATCCGAGCTCTACATCGTCGAGGGCGACTCGGCCGGCGGCTCGGCCAAGCAGGGCCGCGACCGCCGCTTCCAGGCGATCCTGCCGCTGCGCGGCAAGATTCTCAACGTCGAGAAGTCGCGGCTCGACAAGATCCTCGGCAACAACGAGGTCAAGGCGCTGATCACCGCGCTCGGCTGCGGCGTGGGCGAAACGTTCGACCTGAAGAACCTGCGCTACCACCGCGTCTTCATTATGACCGACGCCGACGTGGACGGCGCGCACATTCGCACGCTGCTGCTGACGTTCTTCTTCCGCTACATGGAGTCGCTGATCGAGCACGGGCACCTGTATATCGCCCAGCCACCGCTGTACCGCGTGCAAGTGGCTAAGGACGTGCGCTGGGTATATAGCGACGAGGAGAAGGATCAACTGGTCAAGAAGGCCGACGGCAAGAACGTGTCGATTCAGCGCTACAAGGGTCTGGGCGAGATGAACCCCGAACAGCTCTGGGACACGACGCTGAACCCGGAGAACCGCACGATCCTGCAGGTGTCGATCGAGGACGGCGTCAAGGCCGACAGCACCTTCGACATGCTGATGGGCAATGAGGTGCCGCCGCGCAAGCGCTTCATCCAGACGCACGCGCGCAGCGTGCAGAACCTCGACGTGTGA
- a CDS encoding carbonic anhydrase, with protein MVTATEALQQLLDGNNRFALSRAAHPRQSGVDRIRIARDPQPFAAILACADSRVPPELVFDQGLGDLFVVRVAGNVVDDVVLGSLEYAVERFGIPLVVVLGHQECAAVESTIQAERVGHIGNLVDAIRPAVEQARRQTGDLLENAITTNIQMGVQQLRKAQPLLARMSDAGTLRIVGARYALYTGLVEVV; from the coding sequence ATGGTCACGGCCACAGAGGCGTTGCAGCAGTTGCTCGACGGCAATAACCGTTTCGCATTGTCGCGGGCAGCCCATCCGCGCCAGTCGGGTGTCGACCGCATCCGGATCGCACGTGATCCGCAGCCGTTCGCGGCGATCCTCGCCTGCGCGGACTCGCGCGTGCCGCCCGAACTGGTCTTTGACCAGGGGCTGGGCGATCTGTTCGTCGTGCGTGTGGCGGGCAACGTCGTGGACGACGTAGTGCTGGGCAGCCTGGAGTACGCCGTCGAGCGCTTTGGCATTCCGCTTGTGGTCGTGCTCGGCCACCAGGAGTGCGCCGCCGTGGAGTCTACGATCCAGGCCGAGCGCGTCGGGCACATCGGCAACCTGGTCGACGCGATCCGCCCGGCGGTCGAGCAGGCCCGCCGTCAGACCGGCGATCTGCTCGAGAATGCGATTACGACCAATATCCAGATGGGCGTCCAGCAGTTGCGGAAGGCGCAGCCGCTCCTCGCGCGCATGAGCGACGCCGGGACGTTGCGCATCGTGGGCGCGCGCTACGCGTTGTATACGGGGCTGGTCGAGGTGGTGTAG
- a CDS encoding DUF86 domain-containing protein — MSTPRAIGDFLRDIAENADKAQRFVRDITCEEFLQNEEKLYAVVRALEIIGEAARHIPPDVRARYPLLNWRGATGMRDKMIHDYFGVDAEVVWRTVHEDLPPLQAVIVVMLGDFEA; from the coding sequence ATGAGCACGCCACGCGCCATCGGCGATTTCCTTCGCGATATCGCGGAGAACGCTGACAAAGCACAGCGATTTGTGCGCGACATCACATGCGAGGAGTTTCTGCAAAACGAAGAGAAGCTATATGCCGTTGTCCGCGCCCTGGAGATCATTGGCGAGGCAGCGCGTCACATTCCCCCGGACGTGCGCGCAAGGTACCCGCTGCTGAACTGGCGCGGCGCGACCGGCATGCGTGACAAGATGATCCATGACTACTTCGGTGTAGATGCAGAAGTAGTCTGGCGCACCGTTCACGAAGACCTGCCGCCATTACAAGCTGTGATCGTCGTGATGCTTGGGGATTTTGAAGCGTAA
- a CDS encoding nucleotidyltransferase family protein: MTVTDLTTDALLAKLHALLPELRDHFGVNALWLFGSRVRGDARPDSDLDVLVEFDRAPSFFEYIALEDLLSEATSFKVDLVMKRALKPQIGRRILAEMIAV, translated from the coding sequence ATGACCGTGACCGACCTAACCACCGACGCCCTACTAGCCAAATTGCACGCGCTGTTGCCGGAACTGCGGGACCACTTCGGCGTCAACGCGCTGTGGCTTTTCGGATCGCGCGTGCGCGGCGATGCCCGCCCCGATAGTGACCTCGACGTGCTGGTCGAGTTCGACCGTGCGCCGTCGTTCTTCGAGTACATCGCGCTGGAAGACCTCCTGAGCGAGGCGACCAGCTTCAAAGTAGACCTCGTCATGAAGCGCGCGCTCAAACCGCAAATCGGCCGGCGCATCCTGGCCGAAATGATCGCCGTATGA
- the nagZ gene encoding beta-N-acetylhexosaminidase, translating into MSLLAQLICFNPLGATLSADEEAFITRNGITSFVLFARNTPDIESARALIARLHELAPEPLIAADQEGGRVTRLPPPATHLPSAMAVGAANDPALARAAGQATARELRAMRLNVALAPVLDVNINAANPVIGTRSFGETPERVAAIGVAWLRGAQAEGVAACAKHFPGHGDTRVDSHAAMPRIEADRTRLEHVELAPFRAAVAASVRMVMPGHLLMPALDAECPASLSRAILTGLLRGEIGFDGVVITDALDMDAVAATYGIPTAATEAAIAGCDLVVPIVQHAETLAVLEQAVREGRLSMAQVERSVERTRRLRAEVRVPAAFDLAGLGAAEHWETARQIAARAIQVRDTGRLLPVRDLRDWVCVEFALGKATIAEGIAAGQGKLLAQLQREHPELAGLVLPFGPDDAQMAEAQRMLVDARGLIVALRQALHFPAQQAFAGEALAAGKPVVLVAMRDPYDLDLFADAPCTIAAFDDSPAMVEAVCQRILNG; encoded by the coding sequence ATGAGCCTGCTCGCACAACTGATCTGCTTCAACCCGCTCGGCGCGACGTTGAGCGCGGACGAGGAAGCGTTCATCACGCGCAACGGCATCACGTCGTTCGTGCTGTTCGCGCGCAACACGCCGGATATCGAGTCGGCGCGCGCGCTGATCGCCCGCCTGCACGAACTAGCGCCGGAGCCGCTGATTGCCGCCGATCAGGAGGGCGGGCGCGTGACGCGCCTGCCACCGCCCGCCACGCACCTGCCGAGCGCGATGGCTGTCGGCGCGGCCAACGACCCCGCACTGGCGCGCGCTGCCGGGCAGGCGACCGCCCGCGAACTGCGCGCCATGCGGCTGAACGTCGCGCTGGCGCCAGTGCTCGACGTGAACATCAACGCCGCCAACCCGGTCATCGGCACACGCTCATTCGGCGAAACGCCCGAGCGCGTCGCGGCGATCGGCGTGGCGTGGCTGCGGGGGGCGCAGGCAGAAGGCGTCGCGGCGTGCGCCAAGCACTTCCCCGGCCACGGCGACACACGCGTGGACTCGCACGCGGCGATGCCGCGTATCGAGGCCGACCGCACTCGGCTGGAACACGTCGAACTGGCGCCGTTCCGCGCGGCGGTCGCGGCGAGCGTGCGCATGGTCATGCCAGGACACCTTTTGATGCCCGCACTCGATGCCGAGTGCCCGGCCTCGCTCTCGCGCGCCATCCTGACCGGCCTATTGCGCGGCGAAATCGGCTTCGATGGGGTCGTGATCACCGACGCGCTCGACATGGACGCTGTGGCCGCCACATACGGCATACCCACAGCGGCCACAGAGGCGGCCATTGCCGGGTGCGACCTTGTGGTGCCGATCGTGCAGCACGCGGAGACGCTCGCCGTACTGGAGCAGGCCGTGCGCGAGGGACGATTATCGATGGCACAAGTCGAGCGCTCCGTAGAGCGCACGCGGCGCCTGCGGGCAGAGGTGCGCGTGCCGGCCGCGTTCGATCTGGCCGGTCTCGGTGCGGCGGAACACTGGGAAACGGCGCGGCAGATTGCCGCGCGGGCGATCCAAGTGCGCGATACCGGAAGGCTGCTGCCAGTACGCGATCTGCGGGACTGGGTGTGCGTCGAGTTTGCGTTGGGCAAGGCGACCATCGCCGAAGGCATTGCAGCCGGGCAGGGTAAACTGCTGGCGCAGTTGCAGCGAGAACACCCCGAACTGGCGGGCCTCGTTCTGCCGTTCGGCCCGGACGACGCACAGATGGCCGAGGCGCAGCGCATGCTGGTGGATGCGCGCGGGCTGATCGTGGCGCTGCGACAGGCGTTGCACTTCCCGGCGCAGCAGGCGTTCGCAGGCGAAGCGCTCGCCGCCGGCAAACCGGTTGTGCTCGTCGCCATGCGCGACCCCTACGACCTCGACCTGTTCGCCGACGCGCCGTGCACCATTGCGGCGTTCGATGATTCGCCGGCGATGGTGGAAGCGGTTTGTCAGCGGATATTGAACGGATAA
- a CDS encoding anhydro-N-acetylmuramic acid kinase, translated as MKVLGLMSGTSADGIDAVLADFDGSSAALQWRLLSHTHVDFAPALREEILAACTPAGSSVDRLCRLNFAFGEALAGAVMTAAREAAIPLSQIDLVGSHGQTVWHDVDDAGRVTATLQIGEPAVIAERVGVPVVADFRVADVAAGGQGAPLVPFADYILFRDATKFRAVQNIGGIANVTLLAPGCAPHEVIAFDSGPGNMVIDALVAHMTDGREAYDRDGRIAASGRVDGGWLEERLDQPYFRRQPPKTTGRELFGQAYAREFWAQGSARGLAPADIVATATALTAQSIADALRHPLPGRAPAEPDELILGGGGAHNATLVRMIGAQLMHTRIMRHEDFGIAAQAKEAFAFAILAYCAWRGEPNNLPSVTGARRAVVMGKIVKP; from the coding sequence ATGAAAGTTCTCGGTCTAATGTCCGGCACCTCGGCCGACGGTATCGATGCGGTGTTGGCCGATTTCGACGGGTCCAGCGCGGCACTGCAGTGGCGTTTGCTGTCGCACACACACGTTGATTTTGCGCCGGCGCTGCGAGAAGAAATCCTGGCCGCCTGCACACCGGCGGGCAGTTCGGTGGATCGGCTGTGCCGCCTCAACTTTGCGTTTGGCGAGGCGCTGGCCGGCGCGGTCATGACGGCCGCGCGCGAGGCGGCTATCCCACTGTCGCAAATCGACCTGGTTGGCTCGCACGGGCAGACCGTCTGGCATGACGTGGACGACGCGGGGCGCGTGACCGCGACGCTGCAGATCGGCGAGCCGGCGGTCATCGCGGAACGCGTGGGTGTGCCGGTCGTGGCCGACTTCCGCGTGGCTGACGTGGCGGCGGGCGGCCAGGGCGCGCCGCTCGTGCCGTTCGCGGATTACATCCTGTTCCGCGATGCCACAAAGTTCCGCGCTGTGCAGAACATCGGCGGCATCGCGAACGTGACGCTGCTGGCGCCGGGCTGCGCGCCGCATGAGGTGATCGCGTTCGACAGCGGACCCGGCAATATGGTGATCGACGCCCTGGTCGCGCACATGACCGACGGGCGCGAAGCGTACGACCGCGACGGGCGCATCGCGGCCAGCGGGCGGGTCGATGGCGGCTGGCTGGAGGAACGGCTCGACCAGCCGTACTTTCGACGGCAGCCGCCCAAGACGACCGGCCGCGAGCTGTTCGGCCAAGCCTACGCGCGCGAGTTCTGGGCGCAGGGCAGCGCACGCGGCCTGGCCCCGGCCGACATCGTCGCCACGGCGACGGCGCTCACCGCACAGTCGATCGCCGACGCCCTGCGGCATCCGCTGCCCGGCCGCGCGCCCGCCGAGCCTGACGAGTTGATCCTCGGCGGCGGCGGCGCGCACAACGCGACGCTGGTGCGCATGATCGGAGCGCAGTTGATGCACACGCGCATCATGCGCCACGAGGACTTCGGCATCGCCGCGCAGGCCAAAGAGGCGTTTGCGTTCGCGATTCTCGCGTACTGCGCCTGGCGCGGCGAACCGAACAATCTGCCATCGGTCACCGGTGCGCGCCGCGCGGTGGTGATGGGCAAGATCGTGAAGCCATGA
- a CDS encoding L,D-transpeptidase, with the protein MPHSVAHLVSVLLMLIANISAHADAQYAASAAESARTQVVAAAETPAPPPEKRIEVILETQRLIGWEGDQKVFEFAVTTGQEGQPTLTGEFEVLDKEENPYSYAWAFDMPYWLGIYQVGEFENGFHGLPVDSDGEELWGDALGVYPATHGCIVLARADARHLFEWADVGTKVDIHD; encoded by the coding sequence ATGCCACATTCAGTCGCTCACCTGGTCAGCGTGCTGTTGATGCTGATCGCGAACATTTCGGCGCACGCCGACGCCCAATACGCCGCCAGCGCGGCGGAATCTGCGCGCACCCAGGTCGTTGCCGCCGCCGAGACGCCTGCGCCGCCCCCCGAGAAGCGGATCGAGGTCATCCTTGAAACCCAGCGTCTGATCGGATGGGAAGGCGACCAAAAAGTTTTCGAGTTCGCGGTGACGACGGGGCAGGAAGGCCAGCCGACGCTAACCGGCGAATTCGAAGTCCTTGACAAAGAGGAGAACCCGTACTCGTATGCCTGGGCGTTTGACATGCCGTACTGGCTTGGCATCTACCAGGTGGGCGAATTCGAGAACGGCTTCCACGGCCTGCCGGTTGACAGCGACGGCGAAGAACTGTGGGGCGACGCGCTCGGCGTGTACCCGGCGACGCACGGTTGTATTGTGCTGGCGCGCGCCGACGCCCGTCATCTCTTCGAGTGGGCGGATGTCGGCACCAAAGTCGACATCCACGACTGA
- a CDS encoding MBL fold metallo-hydrolase, with protein sequence MIPVSEHITCFRAHNPSPMTLDGTNCYIVSGSTGAWLIDAGPDEAEHLAAMAASIRVHGLALRAILLTHTHSDHTDGLISFRQITPAPIYAFKDGYDRRLTPGETLELDGQHLTVIHTPGHAGDCICFFHQPDGVLIAGDTILGIGTSVIAPPEGNVSDYLDSLERLKAYPAKLIAPGHGPMIADPRAKIDEYIEHRLMRERQIIAQLSSGPKTIEAMVAEIYKDVDKSLHGAAGWSVRAHLSRLEKMGKVRADGERWALIQVA encoded by the coding sequence ATGATCCCCGTTTCCGAGCACATCACCTGCTTCCGTGCGCACAACCCGTCGCCGATGACGCTGGACGGCACGAACTGCTACATCGTGAGCGGATCAACCGGCGCATGGCTGATCGATGCCGGACCCGATGAAGCGGAGCACCTGGCGGCAATGGCCGCCAGCATCCGCGTGCACGGGCTGGCGCTGCGCGCCATCCTGCTGACGCACACGCACAGCGATCACACCGATGGGCTGATCTCGTTCCGGCAGATCACGCCCGCGCCAATCTATGCGTTCAAGGACGGCTACGACCGCCGCCTGACGCCGGGCGAGACGCTTGAACTGGACGGCCAGCATCTGACCGTGATCCACACGCCGGGGCATGCGGGCGACTGCATCTGCTTCTTCCACCAGCCGGACGGCGTCCTCATCGCGGGCGATACGATCCTCGGCATCGGCACGTCAGTCATCGCGCCGCCTGAGGGCAACGTTTCGGACTACCTCGACTCACTGGAGCGGTTGAAGGCGTACCCGGCGAAGCTGATCGCGCCCGGCCACGGGCCGATGATAGCCGATCCGCGCGCCAAGATCGATGAGTATATCGAGCACCGGCTGATGCGCGAGCGGCAGATCATCGCCCAGCTCAGCTCAGGGCCAAAGACCATCGAGGCGATGGTCGCGGAGATCTACAAGGACGTGGATAAGAGCTTGCACGGCGCGGCCGGGTGGAGCGTGCGCGCGCACCTGAGCCGGCTGGAGAAGATGGGGAAGGTCCGAGCCGACGGCGAGCGCTGGGCGCTGATCCAGGTGGCGTGA
- a CDS encoding DUF190 domain-containing protein — translation MTTLPEEGHLLRIFIGESDKQDGMPLFEWIVQQARQHGLAGATVLRGITGFGAHSRIHSAKILQLSEDLPIVVEIVDTREKIDAFWPLIDGAIHEGLATLERVQIKFYRSRKAGA, via the coding sequence ATGACTACTCTGCCCGAAGAAGGTCATCTGCTGCGCATCTTCATTGGTGAAAGCGACAAGCAGGACGGCATGCCGCTGTTCGAGTGGATCGTCCAGCAGGCGCGCCAGCACGGACTGGCCGGTGCGACGGTCCTGCGCGGCATCACCGGCTTCGGCGCGCACAGCCGCATCCACAGCGCAAAGATCCTGCAACTGTCCGAGGACCTGCCGATCGTGGTCGAGATCGTCGATACGCGCGAGAAGATCGACGCGTTCTGGCCATTGATCGACGGCGCGATACACGAGGGGCTGGCAACGCTGGAGCGTGTGCAGATCAAGTTCTACCGCAGCCGCAAGGCGGGCGCATGA
- the crcB gene encoding fluoride efflux transporter CrcB, with protein MQHYVLTAIGGAIGATLRYGVGRWVQDALDRPWFPYGTLAINIAGCLVFGFVMGLVDTGREITPEQRTFVLVGICGGFTTFSTFGYETFAFLRDGQIVPALANVGLQVIAGLIAVWLGMLLARAV; from the coding sequence ATGCAACACTACGTTCTGACCGCCATCGGCGGCGCGATCGGCGCGACGCTCCGCTACGGCGTGGGGCGCTGGGTGCAGGACGCGCTCGACCGGCCGTGGTTCCCGTACGGGACGCTGGCAATCAACATCGCCGGCTGCCTCGTCTTCGGGTTCGTCATGGGACTGGTCGACACCGGCCGCGAGATCACGCCGGAGCAGCGCACCTTCGTGCTGGTCGGCATCTGCGGCGGGTTCACGACGTTCTCCACGTTCGGCTACGAGACGTTTGCGTTCCTGCGCGACGGGCAGATCGTGCCCGCACTGGCCAATGTCGGCCTGCAGGTTATCGCCGGGCTGATCGCCGTCTGGCTCGGCATGTTGCTGGCGCGCGCCGTATGA
- the glpK gene encoding glycerol kinase GlpK: MTQHILALDQGTTSSRAIVFDRAGRAAGSAQQEFAQIYPQPGWVEHDPEAIWQSQLHVAQEALRHAGLGATGIAAIGVTNQRETTVVWERATGRPIANAIVWQCRRTAPLCDELRAAGREPLFRERTGLVLDAYFSGTKLAWLLRNVPGARARAAAGELAFGTIDTFLIWRLTGGRVHATDPSNASRTLIYDIHRGDWDDELLAALDIPRALLPAVRPSSGDFGATDPALFGAAIPIRGVAGDQQAATFGQACFDVGLAKNTYGTGCFMLMNTGTQAIPSKHGLLTTIGWGLPATTYCLEGSVFIGGAVVQWLRDELKIISRAADTQALAESVADTGGVYFVPAFVGLGAPYWDAQARGALSGLTRGTNRAHVARAALEAIAYQTRDVLEAMEADAGAPLRALRVDGGASANDWLMQFQADVLGVRVERPAVLETTALGAAYLAGLAAQTWSGMDEIQAQWRAEHVFEPRMGADQRQALYAGWQRAVNRVRA; the protein is encoded by the coding sequence ATGACCCAACATATCCTCGCACTCGATCAAGGCACCACCTCATCGCGCGCCATCGTATTCGACCGCGCCGGCCGTGCCGCCGGCAGCGCACAGCAAGAGTTCGCACAAATCTATCCGCAGCCGGGCTGGGTCGAACACGACCCCGAAGCGATCTGGCAGTCGCAGTTGCATGTGGCGCAGGAGGCGCTGCGCCACGCCGGTCTCGGCGCGACCGGCATCGCCGCCATCGGCGTAACCAACCAGCGCGAAACGACCGTCGTCTGGGAGCGCGCGACCGGCCGCCCGATCGCCAACGCGATCGTCTGGCAGTGCCGCCGCACCGCGCCGCTCTGTGACGAACTGCGCGCCGCCGGCCGCGAACCGCTGTTCCGCGAACGTACCGGGCTGGTGCTGGACGCGTACTTCTCCGGCACCAAGCTCGCCTGGCTGCTGCGCAACGTGCCGGGCGCGCGCGCGCGCGCGGCCGCCGGCGAACTGGCGTTCGGCACCATCGACACGTTCCTGATCTGGCGGCTGACCGGCGGGCGCGTGCACGCGACCGACCCGTCCAACGCATCGCGCACACTGATCTACGACATCCATCGCGGCGACTGGGACGATGAACTGTTGGCCGCGCTCGACATCCCGCGCGCCTTGCTGCCGGCGGTGCGCCCCTCGTCCGGCGACTTCGGCGCGACCGACCCGGCGCTGTTCGGCGCGGCGATCCCGATACGCGGCGTCGCCGGCGACCAACAGGCGGCGACGTTCGGGCAAGCCTGCTTCGACGTCGGACTGGCCAAGAATACCTACGGCACTGGCTGCTTCATGCTGATGAACACGGGCACGCAGGCGATCCCGTCTAAACACGGCCTGCTGACGACGATCGGCTGGGGACTGCCGGCCACGACGTACTGCCTCGAAGGCTCGGTTTTCATTGGCGGCGCCGTGGTGCAGTGGCTGCGCGACGAATTGAAGATCATCAGCCGCGCCGCCGACACGCAGGCACTGGCCGAGTCGGTCGCCGACACGGGCGGCGTCTACTTCGTGCCGGCCTTCGTCGGGCTCGGCGCGCCATACTGGGACGCGCAGGCGCGCGGCGCGCTCAGCGGGTTGACGCGCGGCACCAACCGCGCGCACGTCGCGCGCGCAGCGCTCGAAGCGATCGCATACCAGACGCGCGACGTGTTGGAGGCGATGGAGGCCGATGCCGGTGCGCCGCTGCGCGCCCTGCGCGTGGATGGCGGCGCATCGGCCAACGATTGGCTGATGCAGTTCCAGGCCGACGTGCTCGGCGTGCGCGTGGAGCGCCCGGCCGTGCTCGAAACGACGGCGCTCGGCGCGGCGTACCTGGCTGGGCTGGCCGCGCAGACCTGGTCCGGCATGGACGAGATCCAGGCGCAGTGGCGCGCGGAGCACGTCTTCGAGCCGCGCATGGGCGCCGACCAGCGGCAGGCGCTGTACGCCGGGTGGCAGCGCGCCGTCAACCGCGTGCGCGCCTGA
- a CDS encoding flavin reductase, producing MDPNAKKTALRSITYGLYVVTSASPSERGAFLCNWLTQCSFTPPLIVMSVENEAQSLKVIRESGRFVVNTLERGQVELASWFGRHSAKVGDKLAKRVLMATPSGQPVLPEALSWFECAFTAQLPAGDHVLIVGEVVDALLIRDGQPMQLSETGYKYSG from the coding sequence ATGGATCCAAACGCCAAAAAGACCGCACTGCGGTCGATCACCTACGGATTGTATGTGGTGACCAGCGCCTCGCCGTCAGAGCGGGGCGCGTTCCTGTGCAACTGGCTTACGCAGTGCTCGTTTACACCGCCGCTGATCGTGATGTCGGTTGAGAATGAAGCGCAGTCCTTGAAGGTGATCCGCGAGAGCGGTCGTTTCGTCGTCAACACGCTGGAGCGCGGACAGGTTGAACTGGCCAGCTGGTTTGGCCGCCACTCGGCCAAGGTCGGCGACAAGCTGGCGAAGCGCGTGCTGATGGCGACACCGTCGGGGCAGCCGGTCCTGCCCGAGGCGCTCTCCTGGTTTGAATGCGCCTTTACGGCGCAGTTGCCCGCGGGCGATCATGTCCTGATCGTGGGTGAAGTCGTGGATGCGCTGCTGATCCGCGACGGGCAGCCCATGCAGTTGTCCGAGACCGGTTACAAATACTCGGGTTGA